One Gemmatimonadota bacterium genomic region harbors:
- a CDS encoding Hsp20/alpha crystallin family protein: MRTISPLSNVFDRMVTLSRAMDDAVGSTNGDPTWAPSLDASETEHGWVVDIDLPGVAPESVDVVFDRNALTVRGTRQRVDGEKSRAGIRERAMGAFERTLRFPQHVDSEKISAEFRHGVLTITVPKAESARPRKISVQADAVR, translated from the coding sequence ATGCGTACGATCTCGCCCCTCAGCAACGTCTTCGACCGGATGGTCACCCTCTCGCGCGCCATGGATGATGCGGTCGGCTCCACAAACGGCGATCCCACCTGGGCCCCCTCGCTCGATGCCAGCGAGACGGAGCACGGCTGGGTCGTGGACATTGACCTCCCGGGCGTGGCCCCGGAGTCCGTCGACGTCGTCTTTGACCGCAATGCCCTGACCGTGCGCGGTACCCGCCAGCGCGTGGATGGCGAGAAGTCGCGCGCGGGGATCCGGGAGCGTGCCATGGGCGCCTTCGAACGCACGCTCCGCTTCCCACAACACGTGGATAGCGAGAAGATCAGCGCCGAGTTCCGGCATGGCGTCCTGACGATCACCGTGCCAAAGGCCGAAAGCGCGCGGCCGCGGAAGATTTCGGTGCAGGCAGACGCGGTGCGGTAA
- a CDS encoding DUF4097 family beta strand repeat protein, with the protein MSIPMRLTALLLLSATTLPAQEVLGRRERVFTLTERVGSGDDVRIFARQGTITVTEGSGSTVEFRAEKERGDVDDIGFVVRRGSGLTICAIYDSDDECSDDGVRSEGRRWRNVGNRARANITVTVPRGMRLRIGSGNGDVSVASAATEARVASGNGRVRVSGVRGRVTASSGNGRVTVEDVTGEVKASTGNGDVSIGTISGPVNASSGNGDILVTMDRISGDGDMEFSSGNGRIEVTLPSDFSAEVDATTGSGRITTDFPIKVSGRLTRSRLRGTIGDGGRRLRMSTGNGSMELRRR; encoded by the coding sequence ATGAGCATCCCAATGCGACTGACCGCACTCCTACTCCTGTCCGCCACCACCCTCCCCGCCCAGGAAGTCCTCGGGCGGCGCGAACGGGTGTTCACCCTGACCGAACGCGTCGGCTCGGGCGACGACGTCCGGATCTTCGCCCGGCAGGGCACCATCACCGTGACCGAGGGGAGCGGCAGTACCGTCGAGTTCCGCGCGGAGAAGGAACGCGGGGACGTTGACGATATCGGGTTTGTCGTGCGCCGGGGCAGCGGACTCACCATCTGCGCCATCTACGACTCGGACGACGAATGCTCCGATGACGGCGTGCGCAGCGAGGGGCGTCGCTGGCGCAACGTGGGTAACCGCGCCCGGGCCAACATCACGGTCACGGTCCCGCGCGGCATGCGACTGCGGATCGGGTCTGGGAATGGCGATGTCTCCGTGGCGTCGGCGGCCACCGAAGCGCGTGTCGCCAGCGGCAACGGCCGCGTGCGCGTGTCGGGGGTACGTGGCCGGGTCACGGCATCCAGCGGGAATGGTCGCGTGACCGTTGAGGACGTCACCGGCGAGGTGAAGGCATCGACCGGAAATGGGGACGTGTCCATCGGAACGATCTCGGGCCCGGTGAATGCCTCGTCCGGCAACGGCGACATCCTGGTGACCATGGACCGGATCTCCGGAGATGGCGACATGGAGTTCTCGTCCGGCAATGGGCGCATCGAGGTGACGTTGCCCTCGGACTTCTCGGCCGAGGTCGACGCGACAACCGGTAGCGGACGCATCACGACGGACTTCCCCATCAAGGTCTCCGGGCGACTGACCCGGTCGCGGCTGCGCGGGACGATCGGTGACGGCGGCCGGCGGCTCCGGATGTCCACCGGCAACGGGAGCATGGAACTGCGCCGGCGCTAG